From one Candidatus Rhodoluna planktonica genomic stretch:
- the trmD gene encoding tRNA (guanosine(37)-N1)-methyltransferase TrmD, with the protein MRIDAISIFPDYFQALDLSLLGKAREKNIIDFSAHDLRDYTHDRHRTVDDTPYGGGAGMLMKPEPWGEALDDILPADKSAIVIFTSPAGEQFKQSTAVELAQASHLVFACGRYEGIDQRVVDYAATKASVRLISLGDYVLNGGEVAALAMIEAISRLIPGVIGNAESLIEESHSDGLLEYPSYTKPASWRGFDVPEVLLSGNHALIASWRREQQIERTRMVRPDLLPKSDQ; encoded by the coding sequence ATGCGCATCGACGCTATTTCGATCTTCCCCGATTATTTTCAAGCGCTAGATCTTTCGCTACTCGGCAAAGCCCGCGAGAAAAACATCATCGATTTTTCAGCTCACGATTTACGTGATTACACCCACGATAGACACCGAACCGTAGACGATACGCCTTACGGCGGTGGTGCTGGCATGCTTATGAAACCCGAGCCTTGGGGTGAGGCTTTGGACGACATCTTGCCTGCCGACAAATCCGCCATTGTCATTTTTACCTCTCCCGCCGGAGAGCAATTCAAGCAGTCGACCGCGGTCGAACTAGCCCAGGCATCTCATCTCGTTTTTGCCTGCGGTCGATATGAGGGCATTGATCAGAGAGTCGTCGATTACGCGGCAACCAAGGCTTCAGTTCGCCTAATTAGTCTCGGAGACTATGTTCTAAATGGCGGAGAAGTAGCTGCCTTGGCCATGATTGAGGCGATTTCGCGGCTCATTCCGGGGGTTATCGGAAATGCCGAAAGCCTAATCGAAGAATCCCATTCTGATGGATTACTTGAATACCCCAGCTACACAAAACCAGCATCTTGGCGCGGGTTTGATGTTCCTGAGGTTTTGCTCAGCGGAAACCACGCACTGATTGCTAGTTGGCGACGCGAGCAGCAGATCGAAAGAACCCGGATGGTTCGACCCGACCTGTTGCCGAAAAGCGATCAATAG
- the ftsY gene encoding signal recognition particle-docking protein FtsY, whose product MFWKRKRKDDAVESVEENQPNEPAVEEIKPVVLVPQQAEDKVQEQELEPQEEELQPVELPKRSAKKGIRSLFSRIKFDPENLDELEDILIQADFGVTASAQIVAEVKDRAKAAKAETESELKEILASIIAEQLQHPNSSLSLADGKLPYVFLVVGVNGVGKTTTIGKLANWLVEGDWRVFIAAADTFRAAAVDQIATWADRAGAKLVRPNQDGQDPASVAFEAVDAAIAADADILLIDTAGRLQNKTDLMAELEKIRRVVEKRAQINEVLLVLDATTGQNGLTQAKAFAEIAKVTGVVLTKLDGTAKGGIVYSIQRELGIPVKLVGVGEGINDFAFFDPQEFANGLVS is encoded by the coding sequence ATGTTTTGGAAGCGGAAGCGTAAAGACGATGCCGTTGAGTCGGTTGAAGAAAATCAGCCAAACGAACCTGCTGTAGAAGAAATCAAGCCTGTTGTTCTGGTGCCGCAGCAGGCCGAAGACAAAGTCCAAGAGCAGGAGCTAGAACCTCAAGAAGAAGAGTTACAGCCGGTTGAATTGCCAAAACGCAGTGCGAAGAAGGGTATTCGCAGTCTGTTTAGCCGAATCAAGTTTGATCCAGAAAATTTGGATGAACTTGAGGACATCCTGATCCAAGCCGACTTCGGTGTCACCGCTTCAGCCCAAATTGTTGCCGAGGTAAAGGACCGAGCTAAAGCGGCGAAAGCAGAAACCGAATCCGAGTTGAAAGAAATTCTGGCTTCGATAATTGCCGAGCAGCTGCAGCACCCGAACAGCTCACTCAGTTTAGCTGATGGAAAACTGCCCTACGTTTTCTTAGTGGTTGGCGTCAACGGCGTTGGCAAAACCACCACCATTGGAAAACTGGCCAATTGGTTAGTAGAGGGTGATTGGAGAGTATTCATCGCTGCTGCAGACACTTTCAGGGCTGCGGCGGTTGACCAGATTGCGACTTGGGCAGATCGAGCCGGGGCGAAGCTGGTGCGACCAAATCAAGATGGACAAGACCCGGCTTCGGTTGCTTTTGAAGCCGTTGATGCTGCGATTGCCGCAGACGCCGACATCCTGTTGATTGACACCGCAGGTCGCTTGCAAAACAAAACAGATCTCATGGCCGAATTGGAAAAAATTCGAAGAGTTGTCGAAAAGCGCGCGCAAATCAACGAAGTCTTGCTGGTGCTAGACGCAACAACTGGACAGAACGGCCTTACGCAAGCAAAGGCATTCGCTGAGATCGCCAAGGTGACCGGGGTTGTGCTGACCAAGTTGGATGGCACGGCAAAAGGCGGAATTGTCTATTCAATTCAGCGAGAATTAGGTATTCCGGTGAAACTTGTCGGAGTGGGCGAGGGCATCAATGATTTTGCATTCTTCGATCCGCAAGAATTCGCTAACGGTTTAGTTAGCTAA
- the lepB gene encoding signal peptidase I — protein sequence MTNLGQFEGPKRRAPRSPLATKWRRFRKNVFVSLAIDLLVIVGTALVLSLLIKTFLIRSFFIPSGSMLETLQIDDRIIVNELVPDIVPLNRGDIVVFKDPGGWLGLAPEIQLDPLSAAGEWLLSAFGIAAPDSSQHLVKRVIGLPGDHVVCCDVDGKLTINGQPITEPYLAPGAKPSEVEFDVVVPEGSFWVMGDNRPNSEDSRFHDDLPSKGFVGAEFVVGRAFVISWPFSNFTWLDNYPDVFKDVPKP from the coding sequence ATGACAAACCTCGGGCAGTTCGAAGGCCCAAAAAGAAGAGCACCACGCTCGCCGCTAGCAACAAAATGGCGTAGGTTCAGAAAAAACGTATTTGTTTCTCTGGCCATCGACCTTTTAGTAATAGTGGGCACGGCGTTGGTGCTCTCTCTCTTAATCAAGACGTTCCTGATTAGGTCATTTTTTATACCTTCAGGTTCGATGCTTGAAACCTTGCAAATCGATGACCGAATTATTGTCAACGAGCTGGTCCCCGATATTGTGCCGCTCAATCGCGGCGACATCGTAGTTTTCAAAGATCCGGGTGGCTGGCTTGGGCTGGCTCCTGAAATACAACTAGATCCACTTTCGGCTGCCGGAGAGTGGTTGCTGTCTGCGTTTGGAATTGCTGCCCCAGACAGTTCTCAGCATCTGGTCAAAAGGGTGATTGGCCTGCCCGGCGACCATGTTGTCTGCTGCGATGTTGATGGCAAACTCACGATTAACGGACAACCGATTACCGAACCTTACTTAGCCCCAGGTGCGAAACCATCCGAGGTTGAATTTGATGTTGTTGTTCCCGAAGGATCATTTTGGGTAATGGGCGATAATCGACCAAACTCCGAAGATTCGCGTTTCCACGACGATCTGCCATCAAAGGGATTTGTTGGCGCCGAATTTGTGGTCGGCCGGGCATTCGTAATCAGCTGGCCTTTCAGCAATTTCACCTGGCTCGACAACTACCCAGATGTCTTCAAAGACGTTCCCAAGCCTTGA
- a CDS encoding YraN family protein, protein MNQIQELGKAGEALAVEFLEQRGYCVIERNWRTNFGEIDIIATTATHLVFVEVKTRSGLGFGHPFEAITPAKIERMRKLAHAWCRQNASYGFKIRLDAIAILVSNGKGHVEHLKAVY, encoded by the coding sequence ATGAATCAAATTCAAGAACTGGGTAAAGCCGGTGAAGCCCTTGCCGTTGAATTCTTAGAGCAGCGCGGCTACTGCGTAATCGAGAGAAACTGGCGCACAAATTTTGGCGAAATAGACATAATTGCCACCACCGCAACTCACTTAGTGTTTGTTGAGGTAAAGACCAGAAGCGGGCTTGGCTTTGGCCACCCCTTCGAAGCAATAACGCCGGCAAAAATTGAACGAATGCGAAAGCTTGCTCACGCCTGGTGTCGGCAAAATGCCAGTTACGGTTTCAAAATTCGGCTCGATGCAATTGCCATCCTGGTGTCAAACGGCAAGGGCCACGTCGAGCATCTCAAAGCGGTGTATTGA
- a CDS encoding ribonuclease HII, which yields MSSKTFPSLEFERSQFAGRARYLIGIDEVGRGAIAGPVAVGAAIIDLQSELPWPAGLADSKLLSERQRENLFEPVSNWSVAWGVGQVSAQEIDERGIVWALAKSAERALDQVLASPEFRSQLVSDGAAVLLDGSHNWLGESAMGLPVTVRPKADRDCVSVAAASVLAKVTRDRLMIDLAKLHPAYGFEGHKGYAAAKHIDAIQTYGPSEVHRISWLSKILAGPNLSPNE from the coding sequence ATGTCTTCAAAGACGTTCCCAAGCCTTGAATTTGAGCGCAGCCAGTTTGCTGGTCGCGCTAGGTACCTGATTGGTATCGATGAGGTTGGGCGCGGGGCAATTGCTGGTCCGGTAGCGGTTGGCGCAGCAATAATCGATTTGCAAAGCGAATTGCCTTGGCCTGCGGGTCTGGCTGACTCGAAGTTGCTTTCCGAGCGTCAGCGCGAAAATTTGTTTGAACCGGTGTCGAACTGGTCGGTGGCGTGGGGAGTAGGTCAGGTCTCGGCGCAAGAAATCGATGAGCGCGGCATTGTCTGGGCGCTGGCCAAATCTGCTGAGCGGGCGCTGGACCAGGTTTTAGCCAGCCCCGAGTTCAGATCCCAACTAGTTAGTGACGGCGCCGCAGTGCTGTTAGATGGCAGCCACAACTGGCTTGGCGAATCGGCTATGGGGCTACCGGTAACAGTTCGACCTAAAGCCGACCGCGATTGTGTCAGCGTTGCCGCAGCTTCTGTGCTTGCCAAGGTTACCCGCGACCGACTGATGATTGACCTGGCAAAGTTGCACCCGGCCTATGGGTTCGAGGGGCACAAAGGCTATGCGGCTGCGAAGCACATCGACGCGATTCAGACCTATGGCCCCAGTGAGGTGCACCGAATATCTTGGCTAAGCAAAATACTCGCTGGGCCAAATTTGTCCCCGAACGAATAG
- the smc gene encoding chromosome segregation protein SMC: MYLKSLTLKGFKSFANPTTFAFEPGVTAVVGPNGSGKSNVVDALAWVMGEQGAKTLRGGKMEDVIFAGTSTKGPLGRAEVILTIDNSDGALPIEYSEVTISRTLFRNGGSEYAINGESCRLLDVQELLSDSGLGREMHVIVGQGQISNVLVATPEERRGYIEEAAGILKHRRRKEKTVRKLEAMQANLTRLNDLAGEVRRQLKPLGQQAEVAREAQQIASVVRDAKARVLAFDIQELHKALDETSKNEADRRAERNILQSLLEENTQRLGQLENSQVSTDVDQARNLAYQFDTAAERLRSLFTVANQKLAMLESQAQVSAATVDPSAIAAEADAADQALLELQKSVEELQKSLHQAELDRTAARDVLEKFDAEVAEQTALISKFDMDKAKLANEAAVAESRLGSLRDELVRHQQALTEAKDRAAARQSEFDALDQLLQSQQSRGENQLEQQYENAQKAVSEAAQKIEDLRERIHKSERERDSLTARRSALNLTLEQKDGATELVAAGLRGIRGLVANHMKIESGYETAIAAALGSLADALVAENRDAGIAALEHLKSIDGGRAELIVADVESLGKVKNLPIVPGAKAAADVVQAPAGILQILENVVVVDDLAAARELYRTDQSVAQFVVITKDGDVLTKSILRGGSNSKPSKVELVAERDSAEQKLLSVTDELERAKGELAQLRSTEEAAKLSAKEALAKLNEHDATLAANAEKLGRLRVQVESSAAEVERLAKVAEQAQAGIALAQENLELALKAHDEFAAQERPDVNLQDRDQLVANLEQQRQRELEIRVDLGAAIERQRVEAERASSLRQQVAVAAAAIEKAQQAARAQQVQLEKAQRVLAILPKFMEFVSNSATSAKVKLNELETARANQNAELVKLRGETAEIQMKLQGLTQSVHDIEMSNHEKRLNLANLVSRANDELGLELQVLLAEYSPESAEVAEGVEPQPFNRDEQIRRLREAEKLYERLGRVNPLALEEFAALEARHKFLTEQLADLTQTRKDLLQIIEDLDTKMQAIFAEAFEDTRQAFEKVFPVLFPGGSGSIYLTNPDDMLTTGLEVSVKPAGKRIERLSLLSGGERSLAAVALLIAIFKARPSPFYVMDEVEAALDDANLGRLLKILEDLKANSQLIIITHQKRTMEIADALYGVSMRQDGVSAVVGQRLGEKGN; the protein is encoded by the coding sequence GTGTATCTAAAAAGCCTCACACTCAAAGGTTTCAAGTCTTTTGCAAACCCAACCACCTTTGCTTTTGAACCGGGAGTCACGGCAGTTGTCGGGCCAAACGGATCGGGTAAATCGAACGTCGTCGACGCCCTCGCCTGGGTTATGGGCGAGCAGGGTGCAAAAACCTTGCGCGGCGGCAAAATGGAAGATGTTATTTTTGCTGGCACCTCAACTAAAGGTCCGCTGGGTCGAGCTGAGGTAATTCTCACCATCGATAACTCCGACGGAGCATTACCGATCGAGTACAGCGAAGTGACAATCTCGCGAACCCTGTTTCGCAATGGCGGCAGCGAATACGCAATAAATGGCGAATCGTGCCGACTGCTAGATGTTCAAGAATTGCTCAGCGACTCTGGACTTGGGCGTGAAATGCACGTCATCGTCGGTCAGGGGCAAATTTCAAACGTCCTGGTGGCAACGCCTGAAGAGCGCCGCGGTTACATCGAAGAAGCCGCTGGTATTTTGAAGCACCGTCGCCGCAAAGAGAAAACAGTTCGAAAACTGGAAGCGATGCAAGCGAACCTCACTCGCTTGAACGACTTGGCTGGCGAAGTTCGTCGTCAGCTAAAGCCTTTGGGTCAGCAAGCCGAGGTTGCTCGCGAAGCACAGCAAATTGCATCTGTGGTTCGAGATGCCAAGGCCAGAGTGTTGGCTTTCGACATCCAAGAGCTTCACAAAGCCCTTGATGAGACATCAAAAAACGAAGCCGACCGCCGAGCAGAACGAAACATCCTTCAGTCGCTGCTTGAAGAAAATACTCAGCGTTTAGGTCAGCTAGAAAACTCTCAAGTTTCTACGGATGTCGACCAGGCAAGAAATCTGGCCTACCAGTTCGATACCGCTGCAGAGCGCCTTCGGTCACTGTTCACCGTTGCCAATCAGAAATTGGCGATGCTCGAAAGCCAGGCGCAGGTTTCCGCTGCCACGGTCGATCCATCCGCAATCGCTGCCGAAGCAGACGCTGCCGATCAGGCTTTGCTCGAGCTACAAAAGTCGGTCGAAGAGTTGCAAAAATCTCTGCACCAAGCGGAGCTAGATCGAACTGCAGCTAGGGATGTGCTCGAAAAGTTTGATGCCGAAGTTGCCGAACAAACAGCGCTGATATCCAAGTTCGACATGGATAAGGCAAAACTGGCTAATGAAGCGGCAGTAGCCGAATCTAGGCTGGGGTCATTGCGTGATGAGCTTGTGCGTCATCAACAGGCCCTAACCGAAGCAAAAGACCGAGCGGCAGCGAGGCAATCAGAGTTTGATGCTTTAGATCAGCTGCTGCAGTCGCAGCAATCTCGCGGCGAAAATCAACTGGAGCAACAATACGAAAATGCTCAAAAAGCGGTTTCTGAGGCGGCTCAAAAAATTGAAGACTTAAGAGAGCGCATTCATAAGTCTGAGCGTGAGCGTGACTCGCTTACCGCGCGTCGATCAGCGCTAAACCTAACCTTGGAGCAGAAAGACGGTGCTACTGAATTGGTAGCTGCCGGATTGCGCGGCATTCGCGGGTTGGTGGCCAACCACATGAAAATCGAGAGCGGTTACGAAACCGCTATCGCTGCTGCCCTTGGTTCTCTCGCTGATGCCTTGGTTGCCGAAAATCGAGATGCTGGCATCGCGGCCCTTGAGCATTTGAAATCAATTGATGGCGGGCGTGCCGAACTTATTGTGGCCGACGTGGAATCACTGGGCAAAGTCAAAAACTTGCCAATTGTTCCCGGTGCAAAAGCTGCCGCAGATGTAGTTCAGGCTCCGGCCGGTATCTTGCAGATTCTTGAAAATGTCGTTGTGGTTGACGACTTGGCTGCCGCACGCGAGCTTTACCGCACTGACCAATCGGTTGCGCAATTTGTAGTCATCACCAAAGACGGTGACGTGCTGACCAAATCAATTTTGCGCGGTGGTTCCAATTCAAAACCTTCAAAAGTTGAATTAGTCGCTGAGCGCGATTCAGCTGAACAGAAACTGCTTTCGGTAACCGATGAACTTGAGCGCGCCAAGGGTGAACTGGCGCAGTTGCGCTCAACCGAAGAGGCGGCAAAACTTTCTGCCAAAGAGGCGCTGGCGAAACTAAACGAACACGATGCCACCTTGGCAGCGAACGCCGAGAAATTGGGTCGCCTGAGGGTTCAAGTGGAGTCTTCAGCAGCCGAGGTTGAGCGACTGGCCAAAGTAGCCGAACAGGCGCAGGCGGGAATTGCCCTCGCTCAGGAAAATCTCGAGTTGGCTTTGAAAGCACATGACGAATTTGCTGCGCAAGAGCGACCAGATGTCAACCTGCAAGATCGTGATCAACTGGTTGCAAATCTGGAACAGCAGCGCCAGCGCGAGCTTGAGATTCGCGTTGACTTAGGGGCGGCTATCGAACGCCAACGCGTCGAAGCTGAACGAGCCTCGTCCCTGCGCCAGCAAGTTGCGGTCGCCGCAGCTGCGATTGAAAAGGCGCAGCAGGCTGCCCGGGCCCAGCAGGTGCAGCTAGAGAAGGCTCAGCGGGTTTTGGCGATTTTGCCAAAATTTATGGAGTTCGTTTCCAACAGCGCAACTTCGGCGAAGGTGAAACTCAACGAGCTCGAAACAGCTCGAGCCAACCAAAATGCCGAGTTGGTCAAATTGCGCGGTGAAACTGCTGAAATTCAGATGAAGCTGCAGGGGCTAACCCAAAGTGTCCACGACATCGAAATGTCGAACCATGAAAAGCGACTCAATCTGGCAAATTTGGTTAGCCGGGCGAACGATGAGTTGGGTCTCGAATTGCAGGTTTTGCTTGCCGAGTATTCACCTGAAAGCGCTGAAGTGGCCGAAGGTGTTGAGCCGCAACCGTTCAATCGCGATGAGCAAATCCGCCGTTTGCGTGAGGCTGAAAAGCTCTATGAGCGCCTGGGTCGCGTAAATCCGCTAGCTCTTGAAGAATTTGCTGCGCTCGAGGCCAGGCACAAGTTCCTGACCGAACAGTTGGCTGACCTAACCCAAACTCGAAAAGATTTGCTGCAAATTATTGAAGACCTCGACACCAAAATGCAGGCAATTTTTGCAGAGGCATTTGAAGACACCAGACAGGCTTTTGAAAAGGTTTTCCCGGTTTTGTTCCCGGGCGGCAGCGGCTCAATTTACCTAACTAATCCGGATGACATGCTGACGACCGGTTTGGAAGTCAGTGTCAAGCCAGCCGGGAAGCGCATCGAGCGTTTGTCGCTGCTCTCCGGAGGCGAAAGATCTCTAGCTGCCGTTGCACTGCTCATCGCGATCTTCAAAGCCCGCCCTTCGCCCTTCTACGTCATGGATGAGGTAGAGGCGGCACTGGATGACGCGAACCTTGGCCGTTTGCTCAAGATTCTTGAAGATTTGAAAGCGAATTCGCAACTAATCATCATCACTCACCAAAAGCGCACCATGGAAATCGCTGATGCCTTGTACGGAGTTTCAATGCGCCAGGATGGCGTCTCGGCGGTCGTCGGGCAACGCCTCGGGGAAAAGGGCAACTAG
- the rplS gene encoding 50S ribosomal protein L19, which yields MHILDVVDAASLRSDIPDFRVGDTVKVHVNIVEGNRSRVQVFQGIVIRRSGDSVRETFTVRKISFQVGVERTFPVHSPVIEKIELVTRGDVRRAKLYFLRDLRGKKAKIREKRDNAK from the coding sequence ATGCACATTCTTGACGTCGTAGATGCAGCCTCGCTGCGTTCAGACATTCCAGACTTCCGTGTTGGTGACACCGTAAAGGTTCACGTAAACATCGTTGAAGGTAACCGCAGCCGTGTCCAGGTTTTCCAGGGCATCGTAATTCGCCGCTCGGGCGACTCGGTTCGCGAGACCTTCACAGTTCGAAAGATCAGCTTCCAGGTTGGCGTCGAGCGTACTTTCCCAGTGCACTCGCCAGTCATCGAGAAGATTGAACTTGTTACTCGCGGTGACGTTCGTCGCGCGAAGCTCTATTTCTTGCGCGATCTTCGTGGCAAGAAGGCAAAGATCCGCGAAAAGCGCGACAACGCCAAATAA
- the ffh gene encoding signal recognition particle protein encodes MFGNLSDRLVDTFKNLRAKGKLSAADIDATLREIRRALLEADVALEVVKDFIAAVRERALGDEVSKALNPAQQVVKIVNDELVAILGGEQRKLNFAKKPPTVIMLAGLQGSGKTTLAGKLAKWLKDQNQTPILVAADLQRPNAVNQLQVVGERAGVEVFAPEPGNGVGNPVTVAKDAIKFANQKQYSVVIVDTAGRLGIDEELMTQARDIRSAVEPDEVLFVIDSMIGQDAVNVAKAFEDGVGITGVVLTKLDGDARGGAALSVSSVTGKPIIFASNGEALDAFEPFYPDRMASRILDMGDVLTLIEQTQKQFDEEEAKALADKLAKETFTLEDFLEQMQQLRKMGSLKNMLAMMPGAGQMRSQIENFDEKQIDRTEAIIRSMTPLERRQPKVLNGSRRARIARGSGTTVTEVNSLVTRFEQAAKMMKTMAKGAMPQMPGMPGMPGMGGGYLGGGKSKSKDKKKGSKSGNPAKRAAEEAARLAGRNPDQQSGGSSFGI; translated from the coding sequence TTGTTTGGCAACCTCTCAGATCGTTTAGTCGATACGTTCAAAAACCTGCGCGCCAAGGGAAAACTCAGCGCCGCAGATATCGATGCCACGCTGAGGGAAATTCGACGAGCATTGCTCGAAGCTGACGTCGCCCTCGAGGTGGTCAAAGATTTTATTGCAGCGGTTCGCGAACGTGCCCTCGGCGATGAGGTTTCTAAAGCCCTAAATCCGGCCCAGCAGGTCGTCAAAATTGTCAACGACGAATTGGTGGCCATCCTGGGTGGCGAACAGCGCAAACTCAACTTTGCTAAGAAGCCGCCGACCGTCATCATGCTTGCCGGCTTGCAAGGTTCTGGAAAGACAACCTTGGCCGGAAAATTGGCAAAATGGTTGAAGGACCAAAACCAGACCCCGATTTTGGTAGCGGCTGACTTGCAGCGACCCAACGCGGTCAATCAACTTCAGGTTGTTGGTGAGCGAGCTGGGGTAGAGGTCTTTGCGCCAGAGCCGGGCAATGGTGTCGGAAATCCAGTCACGGTTGCCAAAGATGCAATCAAGTTTGCTAACCAAAAGCAGTACAGCGTCGTAATTGTTGACACCGCCGGTCGTTTGGGTATCGATGAAGAGCTGATGACCCAGGCTCGAGACATTCGATCGGCAGTTGAACCCGATGAGGTTCTGTTCGTCATCGATTCAATGATTGGTCAAGACGCAGTAAACGTGGCCAAGGCATTTGAGGATGGCGTGGGAATTACCGGCGTTGTGCTAACCAAGCTTGACGGTGATGCTCGAGGCGGTGCTGCGCTCTCAGTATCTTCGGTAACCGGTAAGCCAATCATCTTCGCGTCAAACGGTGAGGCTCTAGACGCTTTTGAGCCTTTCTACCCAGATCGAATGGCTTCCAGAATCCTCGACATGGGTGACGTTCTTACTCTGATCGAACAAACTCAAAAACAATTTGACGAAGAAGAAGCCAAGGCGCTCGCCGACAAGCTAGCCAAGGAAACCTTTACCCTTGAGGATTTTCTCGAGCAGATGCAGCAGTTGCGAAAAATGGGCTCGCTCAAAAACATGCTCGCGATGATGCCGGGGGCTGGCCAAATGCGTTCGCAAATCGAGAATTTTGACGAGAAGCAAATAGACCGCACCGAGGCAATCATTCGTTCGATGACACCCCTCGAGCGTCGCCAGCCTAAGGTTTTGAACGGCTCGCGCCGGGCGCGCATTGCACGAGGTTCAGGCACAACTGTCACCGAGGTGAATTCTCTAGTCACCCGATTCGAACAGGCCGCAAAGATGATGAAAACCATGGCCAAGGGTGCAATGCCTCAAATGCCGGGAATGCCTGGCATGCCAGGTATGGGCGGTGGCTACCTTGGCGGCGGCAAGTCAAAGTCGAAAGATAAGAAAAAAGGTTCCAAGTCTGGAAACCCGGCGAAACGTGCTGCGGAGGAAGCAGCACGTCTGGCCGGTCGCAACCCGGATCAGCAATCCGGTGGTTCATCTTTCGGGATTTAG
- the rimM gene encoding ribosome maturation factor RimM (Essential for efficient processing of 16S rRNA): protein MSKTETLRVGRLVKAHGLKGAFKLELYTDSPKERFAPGAKLNLQVPETSPWFGKTVTVNELRWYNQSPVLFLKEVEDRNQAETLVKAILLIETDLSELPKEHDAWYDHQLVGLKVIRDGLQVGVVERLEHMPAQDLLVVKTETDEVLVPFVKAIVPEVDLAAGTVTITPPGGLFEEVIEE from the coding sequence ATTTCTAAGACTGAAACACTCCGCGTAGGCCGATTGGTCAAGGCCCACGGCTTAAAGGGAGCGTTCAAACTCGAGCTTTACACTGATAGCCCCAAGGAGCGCTTTGCGCCCGGGGCCAAGTTGAACCTTCAGGTTCCCGAAACTTCACCCTGGTTCGGTAAGACCGTGACCGTGAATGAACTTCGCTGGTATAACCAATCTCCTGTTCTTTTTCTCAAAGAAGTTGAAGATCGCAACCAAGCCGAAACCCTGGTAAAAGCAATCCTGCTCATTGAAACTGATCTTTCCGAACTGCCGAAAGAGCACGATGCCTGGTACGACCACCAGTTAGTTGGATTGAAGGTCATCCGAGATGGTCTGCAGGTCGGTGTTGTCGAACGACTTGAACACATGCCGGCTCAAGATTTGCTAGTTGTAAAAACCGAGACCGATGAAGTTTTGGTCCCTTTTGTTAAGGCAATTGTGCCCGAGGTTGATCTTGCTGCCGGTACGGTAACTATTACGCCACCCGGCGGTCTTTTCGAAGAGGTAATCGAGGAGTAG
- a CDS encoding DUF2469 family protein: MDENEIDDYDRAAELALYREYRDVVDTFKYVIETERRFYLANEVDLQRIDAGNDFYFEITMTDVWVWDIYRTDRFVNKVRVLTFKDLNIEELSGKAFNLPKELAVGE, encoded by the coding sequence ATGGATGAAAACGAAATTGACGACTACGATCGAGCCGCGGAGCTGGCGCTGTACCGCGAATACCGCGATGTCGTAGACACTTTCAAATATGTGATTGAAACTGAGCGTCGTTTTTATCTGGCCAATGAGGTTGACCTGCAGCGAATCGATGCGGGCAACGATTTTTACTTTGAGATCACAATGACCGATGTTTGGGTCTGGGACATCTATCGAACAGATCGTTTTGTCAACAAAGTGCGCGTGCTCACCTTTAAGGACCTAAACATCGAAGAGCTTTCGGGCAAGGCATTCAATTTGCCGAAAGAGCTTGCTGTCGGCGAATAG
- a CDS encoding RNA-binding protein gives MLAAALEHLVKGIVDNPDDASVTARTTSRGDLLEINVHPDDLGRVIGRNGRTAKALRTVVSALADGKKVRVDVVDTDF, from the coding sequence GTGCTTGCCGCTGCGCTCGAACACCTGGTCAAAGGAATCGTCGACAATCCTGACGACGCATCAGTAACTGCACGAACCACCTCGCGTGGCGATCTTCTAGAGATCAACGTGCACCCTGATGACCTTGGTCGCGTAATCGGGCGCAACGGCCGCACTGCTAAAGCGCTGCGCACTGTGGTCAGCGCATTGGCCGACGGTAAAAAAGTCCGCGTCGACGTGGTGGACACCGATTTCTAA